A window from Gymnogyps californianus isolate 813 chromosome 27, ASM1813914v2, whole genome shotgun sequence encodes these proteins:
- the C27H6orf132 gene encoding LOW QUALITY PROTEIN: uncharacterized protein C6orf132 homolog (The sequence of the model RefSeq protein was modified relative to this genomic sequence to represent the inferred CDS: inserted 1 base in 1 codon), which yields MKKHHSVQGTFSRLFGKRHASPAAASLFATNPPWIFTQEVTSESAGGTGDVIEVYYGDNRFGTTTDSGTATLKPRPRVRPLLTFLPLNAQESHGVAVPTPSVPEDFEEKAALGSGSQINGNYRMYSSVGDLRPQALEGDDLDEDIPPPPSVPPPPPPTAPAPAPPPPASPVPPPPEMLPPPPPPPPPEVVPPPPAMAPPPPPASALSSPSTPAPPDFIPPAPPGASPLSRALAPFTTGISKWKSETVLNTRQADAEGPLSPAEAGVPAVPSPKESLQPKHCPEPHLTFPRSFKVXPPAPARSSSIPVQESQPTRQEPFPRQPHTRPPLPPCFTIRPAAKAYAGGEAEQRNSPQRQAITKPAVPKPPPLSPKPDPGLSQGTNPAGHRSPLPGSEMEKVPQPKRAERDSPPKSESLSANDLDLPPPDYPTCEDDWRDASNLSRLRHELSALLCSPRREERPPEKPAAPWPADSGVDRAGSHEPSLNGPQLAGPAGKDMRLPAGGESEKKEVPSSPPSAKGGSPSAVLPTLESNPTTQTRSVMKIRNELEAVLSLKKEGKPALGLCSQKQGAEDGGSTPRMRKSPPDPRKSPSDPGDSVLPKLAPSPLPAPVEKDEVGHEDHPAPAASKATENLTPAPGSLDSSASPPDPPQGPVEEPPAPTSPSPPISPTQSPAPQPNTAIFQYKVHQAGASSAEPPCALSSAEPPCPTSLARSPPGASGAGREEVLIHPVTGERVERGSPMALLLAARQRAQRGRQGGEVGAAPRVKPPLKLGSASSDTTSTSFYRHESKPYSFTVVPRLTAAGTAESGRSKLPSFSSSSEQGRDVRAVSEAQPSSLTGHRRATASSLLRGLLESGQPNQPGLPRHGVPREEENGETVLDYGIIPPPPEFSNEVDETEGPLPSREENPKCPSFPDCSRGSEAPRYFRWPGYGRGYGSSHEPPAPLPSEKSRRSVDFTPQYPDYSSSAGYFSRCPNPRPLIKKRLYVSEPDSSYPRAAAAPRGTGTLSSYGPGGYSSPAGEGVRRLGSGHRNGPTSAQGRRTSIDAAGKAVPYGSTGADAKYKGQNGDFSPTSVVAASRPAHGSLQYSGPTNTFTVRPGARQPISYAYQSGHR from the exons AATGCCCAAGAATCCCACGGAGTGGCTGTGCCAACGCCGTCGGTGCCAGAAGACTTtgaggaaaaagcagctcttg GCTCTGGCTCCCAGATCAATGGAAACTACCGAATGTACAGCTCAGTGGGGGACCTGCGCCCGCAGGCTCTCGAGGGGGATGACCTGGACGAAGACATCCCTCCACCGCCGTCGGTacccccaccaccccctccAACGGCACCGGCACCTGCGCCACCACCTCCAGCCTCGCCAGTCCCTCCACCACCCGAAATGCTGCCTCCGCCACCACCGCCGCCACCACCTGAGGTGGTGCCGCCACCTCCTGCCATGGCACCTCCGCCAcctccagcctctgccctctcctcccccagcacaCCGGCTCCTCCAGACTTCATCCCACCAGCCCCACCGGGTGCCTCGCCGCTCAGCCGGGCCCTGGCACCCTTCACCACCGGCATCTCCAAGTGGAAGTCCGAGACAGTGCTGAACACGAGGCAGGCAGATGCTGAGGGGCCGCTCTCCCCTGCCGAGGCTGGGGTGCCGGCTGTCCCCAGCCCAAAGGAGAGTCTGCAGCCCAAGCACTGCCCCGAGCCCCACCTCACCTTCCCCAGGTCCTTCAAgg cccccccagccccagcccggtCCTCCTCCATCCCCGTGCAGGAGAGCCAGCCCACCCGGCAGGagcccttccccaggcagcctCACACCCGgcctcctctcccaccctgcTTCACCATAAGACCCGCGGCCAAGGCTTACGCAGGAGGAGAAGCCGAACAAAGAAATTCCCCACAGAGACAGGCCATCACAAAGCCGGCTGTGCCAAAACCCCCACCGCTGAGCCCCAAGCCGGATCCAGGGCTCAGCCAAGGGACGAATCCTGCTGGTCACCGGTCCCCACTGCCAGGCTCTGAGATGGAGAAGGTTCCCCAGCCAAAAAGAGCCGAGAGAGACTCTCCTCCAAAATCTGAATCTCTCTCTGCAAACGACCTGGACCTTCCCCCTCCAGACTACCCGACCTGCGAGGATGACTGGAGGGACGCCAGCAACCTGAGCAGGCTGCGGCACGAGCTCTCGGCCCTCCTGTGCTCCCCACGGAGGGAGGAAAGGCCACCAGAGAAGCCGGCTGCTCCCTGGCCTGCGGACAGCGGTGTTGACCGTGCCGGCAGCCATGAGCCCAGTCTTAATGGGCCCCAACTCGCCGGACCTGCCGGGAAGGACATGCGGTTACCCGCAGGAGGGGAGAGTGAGAAAAAAGAGGTGCCCAGCAGTCCCCCCAGTGCCAAGGGGGGCTCTCCCAGCGCGGTGCTCCCCACTCTGGAGAGCAACCCCACCACGCAGACCCGCAGCGTGATGAAAATCAGGAACGAGCTGGAGGCTGTGCTGTCCctgaagaaagaagggaaaccTGCTCTGGGGCTCTGCAGCCAGAAGCAGGGTGCCGAGGATGGCGGCAGCACCCCACGTATGAGGAAGAGCCCCCCTGACCCGAGGAAGAGCCCCTCTGACCCAGGTGACTCGGTGCTGCCGAAACTGGCCCCGAGCCCGCTGCCAGCACCAGTGGAGAAGGATGAGGTGGGGCACGAGGAccatcctgctcctgctgctagCAAGGCCACAGAGAACTTGACCCCTGCTCCCGGGTCCCTCGACAGCAGTGCGAGCCCCCCAGACCCACCTCAAGGACCGGTGGAGGAGccccctgctcccacctccccctcgccccccaTTTCTCCCACACAGAGCCCAGCACCACAGCCCAACACGGCCATCTTCCAGTACAAAGTGCACCAGGCTGGGGCCAGCTCGGCTGAACCGCCCTGCGCCTTGAGCTCAGCTGAACCGCCCTGCCCCACGAGCTTGGCCAGGAGCCCGCCGGGCGCCTCGGGAGCAGGACGAGAGGAAGTGCTGATCCACCCCGTGACGGGCGAGCGGGTGGAGCGGGGCTCCCCCATGGCGCTGCTCCTGGCAGCCCGGCAGCGTGCCCAGCGGGGCCGGCAGGGTGGTGAGGTGGGAGCCGCGCCGCGGGTGAAGCCGCCCCTGAAACTCGGCAGCGCCTCGTCGGACACCACCTCCACCAGCTTCTACCGCCACGAGTCCAAGCCCTACTCCTTCACTGTGGTGCCCCGGCTGACTGCGGCGGGTACAGCAGAGTCAGGACGGAGCAAACTTCcatccttctccagctcctcgGAGCAGGGCCGGGATGTGCGGGCAGTGAGTGAGGCGCAGCCCTCGAGCCTCACTGGGCACCGGCGGGCCACCGCCTCCAGCCTGCTGCGGGGCCTCCTTGAGTCTGGGCAGCCAAACCAGCCTGGCCTGCCCCGCCATGGCGTacccagggaggaggagaacgGGGAGACGGTGCTGGACTACGGGATTATCCCTCCGCCCCCCGAATTCAGCAATGAGGTGGACGAGACTGAGGGGCCCCTCCCAAGTCGGGAGGAGAACCCCAAGTGCCCCAGCTTCCCTGACTGCAGCCGGGGCTCGGAGGCACCGCGGTATTTCAGGTGGCCCGGCTACGGCCGCGGCTATGGGAGCAGCCATGAGCCACCAGCCCCGCTGCCCTcggagaagagcaggaggagcgTTGACTTCACGCCCCAGTACCCAGATTACAGCAGCTCTGCCGGTTACTTCAGCCGCTGCCCGAACCCCCGCCCACTGATCAAGAAGCGCCTGTACGTCTCTGAGCCCGACAGCTCCTACCCCCgggcagctgcagccccccgGGGCACGGGCACCCTCTCCTCCTACGGCCCCGGGGGATACAGCTCCCCGGCCGGGGAGGGGGTCCGCCGCCTCGGCTCTGGCCACAGGAACGGCCCCACGAGCGCGCAGGGCAGGCGGACGTCCATCGATGCTGCTGGGAAAGCCGTGCCGTACGGCAGCACCGGGGCTGATGCCAAGTACAAGGGGCAGAATGGGGATTTCTCACCCACCAGCGTGGTGGCAGCCAGCAG ACCTGCCCACGGCAGCTTGCAGTACAGCGGACCTACCAACACCTTCACGGTCAGGCCCGGGGCACGGCAGCCCATCTCCTATGCCTACCAGAGCGGCCACCGATAG